The DNA window CAGTCGTTTTGAGGCATTTAGCTAAATTAATCAAGCCAAAAACATAGTAAATAGGCTAAATATAAAGCACTACTTCATCTAATATTTTTTGTAATAATACAGGGTCTGCGATAGCCCCAAAATAAAATTTTATACTGCCACGTTCATGTAACTCATCTGAGCATGAGGAAATCAACAAAATATCATATTCTTCGCATAAAACATCATCTAACGTATCTGCATCTTCCCAATTATAGATTAATATATAAGGGCCATGTATCTCGTCTATTTGTACAATCACGCGCTCTTTAGTTTTAGAATCAATCAAAATTATTTTCCTTTTATAGCTTTAATATAACTCTATATTATCTAAAATATCCTGTAATCGGATAGGATCAGCTAAACGGCCAAAGAAATAAATAACACCTTCTTTCTCGTCAATCTCATCAGCCCAACGTAATTCATACATTATTTTATACTTACCACGTAATATTGTATCCATATTGTGCTTTTCATAACATTTATGGACCTTAATGTAAGGACACTTATTCTTGTCTATTTGAACTAGTACTCGTTTTTTTGTTGCCAAATCTATCATTAAAAATCCTCGTTTACACTATCAAGCCAGTTTTTCTCTTCATCGGACGGCAGTCTTTTATTTTGTTGTTTATCTATAGCTATTCCTTTAAAAAGCTTGGCCCTAGAACTTTATTATCAATATATCTTCCAATCCCAAAAGCTGCAGTACTTAAACCAATACTAGTCATTGCCTCTGGATTAAGTTGGCCTTCATTGATAGCGTTAAGAGTATCAGCTACTACTTGAGTGGTTATCTCATCTAAAGCCTTAATTTCACCAAACCCTGTCGGATCAGTATACTTCAGCGGGTTATTCATCACATAGGAATAACGGTTAAAGCTGTTAGTCATGAATGGTGACTGAACGAACGGATCTGCACTTAAAAAGCGCCCGAGTTCTTGGTCGTATACTCGGCCATTCATGTGGATCAAGCCCACTTCTTCAATATGCTCGTGACCTGTGAAACCACGGTTGGTAATTAACTGCTGTGCAATATTAGTGACGCTGTCATCTTCCCAGAGCACACTGCGCATTTTACCCCAAGGATCAAAACTGCGGTGCTCGACAACACTACCGTAACCATCGGTAATCACATCCACCGAATCCAGCGCATCGTAATGCAAGTAACGAACTTGCTTATTTACCAACTTATGAGCACTGTCCTTCGCTTGCGTATTTAACGCAATTAACTTACCGCCAGCATAAATAAACTGCTTGTGTTGCACATCACCCGTTTTACTATCAGTAACCCGCTCGTACTGCTTACCAAAGTAAATCGTTTCACTGCCATCACTGCTTATTTTCTTATAACGCTGATGATTCGCATCATAGAAAAACTCAACACGCTTACCACGGCGGGTGATCTTGCTTGGTTTGTTTTGCTGGATTTACACCTTTTTTCATACCTACCCAATAAACCTCAATTCAATTTCTGCTTACGGAAGCTTGTTAGGCAAACCACATTATCAGGTATCACTTTGTATTCTTGTTTACTATCTGCAACTGACTTTGGATAAGGGCTGGGGAAATGGCCATTAGGAGTATCGGGATAGCTACCTTGAGCTAAGCCTTTGGCAAAGCGAAATAGTGCATCATCAAGCATACGTTCGACAGGTACGAAACGCTTGCTGCGCCCTTCGCTAGCGATACGTTTACGCATTTCATTGATATGCATGGACAAACCATATGCGTCATCATCGTTATAAGCCGTGACATCATTATTATCACTACTTTGACGGATCCAAGATTCGGTATCACTGACATGACCATTGACACTTAAATCCATATTTTTAAACCAGCAAAATACCTCAGTCTCTTTGACAAATTGCGAGGCGACTATGTCTGCAACTGACTCCTCAATCGCATCATAGTGCAGCA is part of the Moritella viscosa genome and encodes:
- a CDS encoding putative uncharacterized protein (No significant database matches); this translates as MQHKQFIYAGGKLIALNTQAKDSAHKLVNKQVRYLHYDALDSVDVITDGYGSVVEHRSFDPWGKMRSVLWEDDSVTNIAQQLITNRGFTGHEHIEEVGLIHMNGRVYDQELGRFLSADPFVQSPFMTNSFNRYSYVMNNPLKYTDPTGFGEIKALDEITTQVVADTLNAINEGQLNPEAMTSIGLSTAAFGIGRYIDNKVLGPSFLKE